Proteins encoded in a region of the Mesoflavibacter profundi genome:
- the prfA gene encoding peptide chain release factor 1, which yields MLDKLQIVKQRFDEVSDLIIQPDIISDQKRYVELNKEYKDLRVLMDKREEYIELTNNLKEAEEIISDGSDAEMVEMAKMQYDEAKDGIPKLEEEIRMLLIPKDPQDAKNAVVELRAGTGGDEASIFAGDLFRMYSKYCEGKGWKVDVVDYSEGTNGGFKEIQFEVSGEDVYGTLKFEAGVHRVQRVPQTETQGRVHTSAATCMVFPEAEEFDVEIDPKDVRIDYFCSSGPGGQSVNTTYSAVRLTHIPTGLVAQCQDQKSQHKNKEKAFKVLRSRLYDLELAKKMEEEAALRGTMVTSGDRSAKIRTYNYPQGRVTDHRIGLTLYDLSNIVNGDIQKIIDELQLAENTEKLKASDETI from the coding sequence ATGTTAGACAAGTTACAAATTGTAAAACAACGTTTTGATGAGGTTAGTGATTTAATTATTCAACCGGATATTATATCAGATCAAAAGCGTTATGTAGAGTTAAATAAAGAATATAAAGACCTTCGTGTGTTAATGGACAAACGCGAAGAGTATATAGAGCTTACCAATAATTTAAAAGAAGCAGAAGAAATTATCTCTGACGGAAGCGATGCCGAAATGGTCGAAATGGCAAAAATGCAATACGACGAAGCTAAAGACGGAATTCCAAAATTAGAAGAAGAAATCCGTATGCTTCTTATCCCTAAAGATCCGCAAGATGCTAAAAATGCGGTAGTCGAATTACGTGCTGGAACAGGTGGAGACGAAGCAAGTATCTTTGCAGGAGATTTATTTAGAATGTATAGCAAATATTGCGAAGGTAAAGGCTGGAAAGTAGATGTTGTAGATTATAGCGAAGGTACAAATGGCGGTTTTAAAGAAATTCAATTTGAAGTGTCTGGAGAAGACGTTTACGGAACTTTAAAATTTGAAGCTGGTGTACATCGTGTACAACGTGTCCCACAAACCGAAACTCAAGGTCGTGTACATACCAGTGCAGCAACATGTATGGTATTTCCAGAAGCAGAAGAGTTTGATGTAGAGATAGATCCTAAAGATGTTCGTATAGATTATTTCTGTTCTTCAGGACCTGGTGGACAATCTGTAAACACAACCTATTCGGCAGTACGTTTAACACATATTCCAACAGGATTAGTAGCGCAATGTCAAGACCAAAAGTCGCAACATAAAAACAAAGAAAAAGCGTTTAAAGTATTACGTTCTAGATTGTACGATTTAGAGTTAGCAAAGAAGATGGAAGAAGAAGCTGCTTTAAGAGGAACAATGGTAACAAGTGGTGATAGAAGTGCAAAGATTAGAACTTACAACTATCCGCAAGGACGTGTTACAGATCACCGTATTGGATTAACATTATACGATTTGTCAAATATCGTAAACGGAGATATTCAAAAAATTATAGACGAATTACAGCTAGCAGAAAACACAGAAAAGTTAAAAGCTAGTGACGAAACTATTTAA
- the pyrF gene encoding orotidine-5'-phosphate decarboxylase: MTTQQLIDQIKKKKSFLCVGLDVDLNKIPQHLLQTEDPIFEFNKAIIDATHHLCVAYKPNIAFFEAYGLKGWQALEKTINYLNENHPEIFTIADAKRGDIGNTSTMYAKAFFEDLAFDSVTIAPYMGKDSVEPFLAFKDKHTILLALTSNQGAFDFQTKLVEGKELYKQVLETSKTYTNSENLMYVVGATKAEYLSEIRQIIPDSFLLVPGVGAQGGNLQDVCKYGMTKDVGLLINSSRGIIYASNQEDFAQAAAQKAEALQKEMQAILEA, encoded by the coding sequence ATGACAACACAACAACTAATAGACCAAATCAAAAAAAAGAAATCCTTCCTTTGTGTTGGGTTAGATGTAGATTTAAATAAAATTCCTCAACATTTATTACAAACCGAAGATCCAATTTTCGAGTTTAATAAAGCCATAATAGATGCAACACATCATCTTTGTGTGGCATACAAACCAAATATTGCATTTTTTGAAGCTTACGGTTTAAAAGGTTGGCAAGCTTTAGAAAAAACAATCAATTATTTAAACGAAAATCATCCAGAAATTTTCACAATAGCAGATGCAAAACGTGGTGATATAGGTAATACAAGTACCATGTATGCAAAAGCTTTTTTTGAAGATTTAGCGTTTGATAGCGTGACAATTGCGCCATATATGGGTAAAGATTCAGTCGAACCTTTTTTAGCGTTTAAAGACAAACACACCATTCTTTTAGCATTAACATCTAATCAAGGTGCATTCGATTTTCAAACTAAGCTTGTAGAAGGTAAAGAACTTTACAAACAAGTATTAGAAACGTCTAAAACTTACACAAATTCAGAAAACTTAATGTACGTAGTTGGTGCTACAAAAGCTGAATATCTATCTGAAATAAGGCAAATAATACCAGATAGTTTCTTGTTAGTTCCTGGAGTTGGAGCACAAGGCGGTAATCTTCAAGACGTGTGTAAATATGGTATGACTAAAGATGTAGGATTATTAATCAACTCGTCTAGAGGAATTATTTATGCTTCAAATCAAGAAGATTTTGCACAAGCAGCAGCTCAAAAAGCAGAAGCGTTACAAAAAGAAATGCAAGCAATTTTAGAAGCGTAA
- a CDS encoding ABC transporter substrate-binding protein translates to MIDQLGNPIDISVTPKRIVSLVPSQTELLYDLGLEESIVGITKFCVHPFHFKSTKQIVGGTKNIKIDKIKQLNPDIILCNKEENTPEIVKACQEICQVHVSDIVTIEDCLQLITDYGVIFKKRTNAQRITDKIQFHLNNFKTFIKDQDVLKVAYFIWREPWMVAANNTFINHLLQLNKYDNIYANLERYPEVEIKKIRLEGDPEIVFLSSEPYPFKDEHAFEIGRKTHHAKTVFVDGEYFSWYGSRLIKAFDYFIKLRHRLGSISD, encoded by the coding sequence ATGATTGACCAATTGGGTAATCCAATAGATATAAGTGTTACGCCAAAACGCATAGTTAGTTTAGTGCCTTCTCAAACCGAATTACTTTATGATTTAGGTTTAGAAGAAAGCATTGTTGGTATTACTAAATTTTGTGTGCATCCATTTCATTTTAAAAGCACCAAACAAATAGTTGGCGGAACTAAAAACATTAAAATAGATAAAATAAAGCAGCTTAATCCTGATATTATTTTATGTAATAAAGAAGAAAATACGCCAGAAATTGTGAAGGCTTGTCAAGAGATTTGTCAAGTTCATGTGTCAGATATTGTAACCATAGAAGACTGTTTACAATTAATAACAGATTATGGTGTCATCTTTAAAAAACGCACTAATGCACAACGTATTACAGATAAAATTCAATTTCATCTAAATAATTTTAAAACATTTATTAAAGACCAAGACGTTTTAAAAGTTGCTTATTTTATATGGAGAGAACCTTGGATGGTGGCAGCAAATAATACGTTTATCAATCATTTACTTCAATTAAATAAATACGACAACATTTACGCCAATTTAGAGCGTTATCCTGAAGTCGAAATAAAAAAAATAAGATTAGAAGGCGATCCAGAAATTGTCTTTTTATCAAGCGAACCTTATCCTTTTAAAGACGAACATGCTTTTGAAATTGGTCGTAAAACACATCACGCAAAAACCGTTTTTGTAGACGGAGAATATTTTTCGTGGTATGGCTCTAGACTAATAAAAGCGTTTGACTATTTTATTAAACTAAGACATAGATTGGGAAGTATCTCTGACTAA
- a CDS encoding Lacal_2735 family protein: MSRRDLLKQQQLKLNKRYKQLVEEAYNLRQTNHEESDMSEFRAIKILDKLNKLKFLVRDTSQSMS, from the coding sequence ATGAGTCGTCGTGATCTTTTAAAGCAGCAACAACTAAAGCTTAACAAGCGATACAAGCAACTTGTTGAAGAAGCTTATAACCTACGCCAAACTAATCATGAAGAAAGTGATATGTCTGAATTTAGAGCTATTAAAATTCTTGATAAATTAAATAAGCTTAAATTTTTAGTCAGAGATACTTCCCAATCTATGTCTTAG
- a CDS encoding DUF4197 domain-containing protein: protein MKRIFAFILLISVTSCAELQGVVSQLPQGGTVSELDIANGLRQALDLGIDKQVSKLTQTDGFYKNELVKILLPEELQKVDKALRDIGLSSLADEGLKVLNRAAEDAVSEATPIFVNAVKGITFTDAKNILLGNDKAATEYLKSRTQTELYNKFNPVIKNSFAKVGADQIWENLINKYNNIPFTNNVNPDLTDYVTTEALKGVYTMIAVEEGEIRNKVSSRATDLLKKVFALQD, encoded by the coding sequence ATGAAACGAATTTTTGCTTTTATATTACTAATTTCTGTCACTTCTTGTGCAGAATTACAAGGTGTTGTTAGCCAATTACCACAAGGCGGAACAGTATCTGAATTGGATATAGCTAACGGTTTACGTCAAGCTTTAGATTTAGGAATAGACAAACAAGTGTCTAAATTAACTCAAACCGATGGGTTTTATAAAAACGAATTGGTTAAAATTTTACTTCCTGAAGAATTACAAAAAGTAGATAAAGCTTTACGTGATATTGGATTAAGTAGTCTTGCAGACGAAGGTCTTAAAGTATTAAATCGTGCTGCGGAAGATGCTGTTAGCGAAGCAACTCCTATTTTTGTAAACGCTGTTAAAGGCATTACGTTTACCGATGCTAAAAACATTTTATTGGGTAACGATAAAGCTGCTACAGAGTATTTAAAATCAAGAACACAAACCGAACTTTATAATAAATTTAATCCTGTAATTAAAAACAGTTTTGCTAAAGTTGGTGCTGATCAAATTTGGGAAAACTTAATTAACAAGTACAATAATATTCCGTTTACAAATAATGTAAATCCAGATTTAACAGATTACGTTACAACCGAAGCTTTAAAAGGTGTTTACACCATGATTGCTGTTGAAGAAGGCGAAATACGTAATAAAGTAAGCTCTAGAGCAACTGATTTGCTTAAAAAAGTATTTGCGTTACAAGATTAA
- the purU gene encoding formyltetrahydrofolate deformylase, with protein sequence MTKITLLINCNDQSGIIAAVTNFIANNNGNIVYIDQHVDREQDIFFMRLESEFEQFNMMAFKANFKSVLAEKFKMKWRIYDTEDLPNMAIFVSKYDHCLYDILGRYNSGELHVNIPFIISNHNTLKPIADSFNIPFYHIPVTKDTKEEAETKQLELLKKHHVNFIVLARYMQIVSNRLIDVYPNKIINIHHSFLPAFVGAKPYHSAYKRGVKIIGATSHYVTEALDAGPIIEQDVERVSHTHAIEDLIAKGRDLEKIVLANAIKLHLKRKVMVFNNKTVIFS encoded by the coding sequence ATGACTAAAATAACGCTTTTAATTAATTGCAATGACCAATCTGGAATTATTGCAGCTGTTACCAATTTTATAGCAAATAACAACGGAAACATTGTTTATATTGACCAACACGTAGACCGAGAACAAGATATATTTTTTATGCGTCTAGAAAGTGAGTTTGAACAATTTAACATGATGGCATTTAAAGCTAATTTTAAATCGGTTTTAGCTGAAAAATTTAAGATGAAATGGCGCATTTACGACACCGAAGATTTGCCTAATATGGCCATTTTTGTTTCTAAATATGATCATTGCTTATACGATATTTTAGGTCGCTATAATAGTGGTGAATTACATGTAAATATCCCATTTATAATTAGCAATCATAACACATTAAAACCAATTGCAGATAGCTTTAACATACCGTTTTATCACATTCCTGTGACTAAAGACACGAAAGAAGAAGCCGAAACAAAGCAATTAGAATTATTAAAAAAACACCATGTAAACTTTATTGTTTTAGCGCGTTATATGCAAATTGTTTCTAATAGATTAATTGATGTGTATCCTAATAAAATTATTAATATACATCACTCGTTTTTACCAGCTTTTGTTGGTGCAAAACCTTATCATAGCGCTTACAAACGTGGTGTGAAAATTATTGGTGCGACAAGCCATTATGTAACCGAAGCATTAGATGCTGGTCCAATAATTGAACAAGATGTAGAACGCGTATCACATACACATGCTATTGAAGATTTGATTGCCAAAGGAAGAGATCTTGAAAAAATAGTTTTAGCTAATGCTATTAAACTTCATTTAAAAAGAAAAGTTATGGTGTTTAATAATAAGACTGTGATTTTTTCTTAA
- a CDS encoding methylmalonyl-CoA mutase family protein, whose translation MEQIAPYKPKHKVRIVTAASLFDGHDASINIMRRIIQSTGVEVIHLGHDRSVEEVVNTAIQEDVNAIALTSYQGGHNEYFKYMYDLLNEKGAGHIKIFGGGGGVILPSEIKELMDYGITRIYSPDDGRELGLQGMINDLVQQSDFAIGDKLEVKVEDLAKKNPKDLARVISSAENFPEVAKDTLDQIHNKNKTSKTPVLGITGTGGAGKSSLVDELVRRFLIDFPEKTIGLISVDPSKRKTGGALLGDRIRMNAINSPRVYMRSLATRQSNLALSKYVNEAVEVLKAAEYDLIILETSGIGQSDTEIIEHSNVSLYVMTPEFGAATQLEKIDMLDFADLVAINKFDKRGALDALRDVRKQYMRNNNLWDIPQDKLPVFGTIASQFNDPGMNTLYKTVMDKLVENTEADLNSTFEITDQMSEKVFVIPPNRTRYLSEIAESNRAYDNTAEVQVEVAQKLYGIYKTICSVGDVTLSAVEKSFLGKQGLDQDEILNQVQDDKKDFIKLLISEFDRVKLNLDPYNWEVITGWEDKVNKYKAPIYSFKVRDKEIKIETHTESLSHLQIPKVALPKYQAWGDILKWTLQENVPGEFPYTSGLYPFKRKGEDPARMFAGEGGPERTNKRFHYVSQGMPAKRLSTAFDSVTLYGNDPDLRPDIYGKIGNAGVSICCLDDAKKLYSGFNLADVKTSVSMTINGPAPMLLGFFMNAAIDQQCEIYIKENGLEKDIEAKIAKIYKDKGVERPQYHGGLPEGNDGLGLMLLGVTGDQVLPEAVYNDIKTKTIAQVRGTVQADILKEDQAQNTCIFSTEFALRLMGDVQEYFIDNNVRNFYSVSISGYHIAEAGANPITQLALTLSNGFTYVEYYLSRGMDINKFGPNLSFFFSNGIDPEYAVIGRVARRIWAKALKNKYGANARAQMLKYHIQTSGRSLHAQEIDFNDIRTTLQALYAIYDNCNSLHTNAYDEAITTPTEESVRRAMAIQLIINKELGLAKNENPLQGSFIIEELTDLVEEAVLAEFDRITERGGVLGAMETMYQRSKIQEESLYYETLKHNGDFPIIGVNTFLSSKGSPTVIPAEVIRATEEEKQNQIKTLENLHKGNETENMLKELQQKAINNENIFEALMDVCKVCSLGQITSALFEVGGQYRRNM comes from the coding sequence ATGGAACAAATCGCACCATACAAACCAAAACATAAAGTACGTATCGTAACCGCAGCATCACTTTTTGATGGGCACGATGCATCCATAAATATCATGCGCCGTATTATTCAATCTACTGGCGTAGAAGTTATTCATTTAGGGCATGACCGTAGTGTAGAAGAAGTTGTAAACACAGCTATTCAAGAAGATGTAAATGCTATAGCATTAACATCTTATCAAGGCGGACATAACGAGTATTTTAAATACATGTACGACCTTTTAAATGAAAAAGGCGCTGGACACATCAAAATTTTTGGTGGTGGCGGCGGAGTAATTCTTCCTTCTGAAATTAAAGAATTGATGGATTACGGGATTACACGTATCTACTCGCCAGACGATGGTCGTGAGCTTGGATTACAAGGTATGATTAATGATCTTGTGCAACAATCGGACTTTGCAATAGGTGATAAGCTTGAGGTAAAAGTTGAAGATTTAGCAAAGAAAAATCCAAAAGATTTAGCGCGAGTAATTTCTTCTGCCGAGAATTTTCCTGAAGTAGCTAAAGACACTTTAGATCAAATACATAATAAAAATAAAACATCAAAAACACCAGTTTTAGGAATTACCGGTACTGGTGGCGCAGGAAAATCGAGTTTGGTAGACGAGCTTGTTAGACGTTTTTTAATCGATTTTCCAGAAAAAACCATAGGTTTAATTTCAGTAGATCCATCAAAACGAAAAACTGGTGGCGCATTGCTAGGTGATCGTATTCGTATGAATGCCATTAATTCACCTCGTGTGTATATGCGTAGTTTGGCAACACGTCAATCTAACTTAGCTTTATCAAAATATGTTAATGAAGCGGTTGAGGTTTTAAAAGCTGCCGAATACGATTTAATTATTTTAGAAACGTCTGGTATCGGTCAATCTGATACCGAAATTATAGAACATTCTAATGTTTCACTTTACGTGATGACGCCAGAATTTGGTGCTGCTACACAGCTTGAAAAGATTGATATGCTTGACTTTGCAGATTTAGTAGCTATCAATAAGTTTGACAAAAGAGGCGCTTTAGATGCTTTAAGAGATGTGCGTAAACAATACATGCGTAACAATAACCTTTGGGACATTCCGCAAGATAAATTGCCTGTTTTTGGGACTATCGCATCGCAGTTTAATGATCCAGGAATGAATACGTTGTACAAAACGGTAATGGATAAATTAGTTGAAAATACTGAAGCCGATTTAAATTCTACATTTGAAATTACAGATCAAATGAGTGAGAAGGTTTTTGTTATTCCACCAAACCGTACACGTTACTTATCAGAAATAGCAGAGAGCAATCGCGCTTATGATAATACTGCTGAAGTTCAAGTTGAAGTCGCTCAAAAATTATATGGAATTTATAAGACGATATGTTCAGTTGGTGATGTCACCTTGAGCGCAGTCGAAAAGTCTTTTTTAGGAAAACAAGGTTTAGATCAAGATGAGATCCTGAATCAAGTTCAGGATGACAAAAAGGATTTTATCAAACTACTTATCTCAGAATTTGACCGTGTCAAACTAAACTTAGATCCATACAATTGGGAAGTCATCACAGGTTGGGAAGACAAAGTAAACAAATACAAAGCGCCAATTTATAGTTTTAAAGTTCGTGATAAAGAAATAAAGATTGAAACGCATACCGAGTCGCTTTCGCATTTACAAATTCCAAAAGTAGCGTTGCCAAAGTATCAAGCTTGGGGAGATATTTTAAAATGGACTTTGCAAGAAAATGTTCCTGGAGAATTTCCATATACTTCAGGATTGTACCCATTTAAACGTAAAGGTGAAGATCCAGCACGTATGTTTGCTGGCGAAGGTGGACCAGAACGTACCAATAAGCGTTTTCATTATGTAAGTCAAGGTATGCCAGCAAAGCGATTATCTACAGCTTTTGATAGTGTAACACTTTATGGTAACGATCCAGATTTACGTCCAGATATTTATGGTAAAATTGGTAATGCAGGTGTAAGTATTTGCTGTTTAGACGATGCTAAAAAACTGTATTCAGGATTTAATTTAGCAGATGTAAAAACATCGGTAAGTATGACTATTAATGGTCCTGCACCAATGTTATTAGGCTTTTTTATGAATGCTGCAATAGACCAACAATGCGAGATTTATATCAAAGAAAATGGTCTTGAAAAAGACATTGAAGCTAAAATAGCTAAGATATACAAAGATAAAGGCGTAGAACGACCACAATACCATGGAGGTTTACCAGAAGGTAACGACGGTTTAGGGTTAATGTTATTAGGTGTTACTGGTGATCAAGTCTTACCAGAAGCTGTTTATAACGATATTAAAACCAAAACTATTGCTCAAGTTAGAGGTACAGTTCAAGCCGATATTTTAAAAGAAGATCAAGCTCAAAATACGTGTATATTCTCAACAGAGTTTGCATTACGTTTAATGGGTGATGTGCAAGAGTATTTTATAGATAATAATGTGCGTAACTTCTATTCGGTATCTATTTCTGGTTACCATATTGCAGAAGCTGGAGCAAATCCAATTACACAGTTAGCGTTAACGTTATCTAATGGTTTCACTTACGTGGAATATTATTTAAGTCGTGGTATGGACATCAATAAGTTTGGACCAAACTTATCCTTCTTTTTTTCAAACGGAATCGATCCAGAATACGCCGTAATTGGTCGTGTGGCTAGACGTATTTGGGCAAAAGCTTTAAAAAATAAATACGGTGCCAATGCTAGAGCTCAGATGTTAAAATACCACATCCAAACATCTGGTCGTAGTTTACACGCGCAAGAGATAGATTTTAATGATATTCGTACAACGTTGCAAGCACTTTACGCGATTTACGATAACTGTAACTCGTTGCATACCAATGCATATGACGAAGCGATTACAACACCAACAGAAGAATCTGTACGTCGTGCTATGGCAATTCAGTTAATCATCAATAAAGAGCTAGGATTAGCAAAGAATGAAAATCCGTTACAAGGTTCTTTCATAATCGAAGAACTAACCGATTTAGTTGAAGAAGCTGTTTTAGCAGAATTTGATCGTATTACAGAACGTGGCGGCGTTTTAGGTGCTATGGAAACGATGTACCAACGTAGTAAAATTCAAGAAGAAAGTCTGTACTATGAAACATTAAAACACAACGGAGATTTCCCAATAATTGGTGTAAATACCTTCTTAAGTAGTAAAGGATCGCCAACTGTTATACCTGCGGAAGTGATTAGAGCAACAGAAGAAGAGAAGCAAAATCAGATTAAAACCTTAGAAAATTTACACAAAGGAAATGAAACTGAAAATATGCTTAAAGAGCTTCAGCAAAAAGCCATAAACAACGAAAATATTTTTGAAGCCTTAATGGATGTTTGTAAAGTATGTAGTTTAGGTCAAATCACTTCAGCATTATTTGAAGTTGGTGGACAATATAGAAGAAATATGTAA
- the parS gene encoding type II RES/Xre toxin-antitoxin system antitoxin: MKAYKTENTIHSLANEPEQFYNLNSKYDKMVSVLGGSLNLGQPINNELDLIDISRKGLPKSVIVTLSGLLGISMEKMSDLIHISHRTIQRKKSDDLLNVYSTEQILEIAEVITKGIEVFNSLEVFTKWLHQDIRYLNFQKPLNYLDTSFGTKMVLDILGRIEHGVYS; the protein is encoded by the coding sequence ATGAAAGCGTATAAAACAGAAAATACAATACATAGTTTGGCTAATGAGCCAGAACAGTTTTATAATTTAAACTCTAAGTATGATAAAATGGTTAGTGTTTTAGGAGGAAGTTTAAATTTAGGACAACCAATTAATAATGAATTAGATCTTATAGATATTAGCCGTAAAGGATTACCTAAGTCTGTAATAGTAACATTAAGTGGTTTATTGGGTATTTCTATGGAGAAAATGAGTGATTTAATTCATATTTCACATCGTACAATACAGCGTAAAAAATCTGATGATTTACTTAATGTTTATAGTACAGAGCAAATCCTAGAAATTGCAGAAGTTATTACTAAAGGTATAGAAGTATTTAATTCTTTAGAAGTATTTACAAAGTGGTTACATCAAGATATTAGATATCTAAATTTTCAAAAACCATTAAATTATTTAGATACTAGTTTTGGTACTAAAATGGTTTTGGATATTCTTGGACGTATAGAACACGGTGTATATTCTTAA
- a CDS encoding RES family NAD+ phosphorylase — MRLFRIAKKNYIKDLSGEGARLFGGRWNKRGTNMLYFSTSLSLCVLEVLVHFNQDLAPTDLYFIEIDVPDKLINDEENFTEISEYLRVNPPHHSTQNYGTNWADEGASLGLKVPSAILPLENNVIINPKHSEIKKIKIIRSELLNLDARVFL, encoded by the coding sequence ATGAGATTATTTAGAATAGCCAAAAAAAATTACATCAAAGATTTAAGTGGTGAAGGCGCTAGGTTATTTGGTGGACGATGGAATAAAAGAGGCACAAATATGCTTTATTTTTCGACGTCTTTATCTTTATGTGTTTTAGAAGTTTTAGTTCATTTTAATCAAGATTTAGCGCCAACTGATCTTTATTTTATAGAGATAGATGTACCAGATAAATTAATCAATGACGAAGAAAATTTCACTGAAATTTCAGAATATTTAAGAGTAAATCCGCCACATCATAGTACTCAAAATTATGGTACTAATTGGGCAGATGAAGGTGCTAGTTTGGGACTTAAAGTACCTTCGGCAATTCTTCCTTTAGAAAATAATGTGATTATTAATCCCAAACATTCAGAAATTAAAAAAATAAAAATTATAAGATCCGAGCTATTAAATTTAGATGCTAGAGTATTTTTATAA
- a CDS encoding DEAD/DEAH box helicase — protein sequence MSFKKYHPLLKESLEKLGIETPNEFQKKILPIIKSGADVYGIGPKGCGKTTALIISVIQKLKAEAFEDSPRALILVKDKQEALQLKEKFEAFTANTDLRIYCAYAAKNLETQREDIYYGVDILIATPKQLSKLYHLNSVHTGELKLFIVHDADFINRDNNHNYILRLTESTPKAQFVIFSENFNSKIAAYQDSFMFNARMVKVKSQIL from the coding sequence ATGTCTTTTAAAAAATATCATCCCTTATTAAAAGAATCTTTAGAAAAATTAGGCATAGAAACACCTAATGAGTTTCAGAAAAAAATATTACCCATTATAAAAAGTGGTGCAGATGTCTATGGGATTGGACCAAAAGGTTGCGGTAAAACAACAGCTTTGATTATTTCTGTGATTCAAAAATTAAAAGCTGAAGCGTTTGAAGATTCGCCAAGAGCATTAATTTTAGTTAAGGACAAGCAAGAAGCGTTACAGTTAAAAGAAAAATTTGAAGCTTTTACTGCTAATACAGACTTAAGAATTTATTGCGCTTATGCTGCAAAAAACTTAGAAACACAACGTGAAGATATTTATTATGGTGTAGATATTTTAATAGCAACACCAAAGCAATTAAGCAAATTATACCACTTAAATAGTGTGCATACAGGCGAATTAAAATTGTTTATCGTCCATGATGCAGATTTTATAAATAGAGATAATAACCATAATTACATTTTACGTTTAACCGAAAGTACGCCAAAAGCGCAATTTGTAATCTTCTCAGAAAACTTCAATTCAAAAATAGCTGCTTATCAAGATAGCTTTATGTTTAATGCTAGAATGGTGAAGGTGAAATCTCAAATTTTATAA
- a CDS encoding lactoylglutathione lyase family protein, giving the protein MTTYPKRFSHIGITVPDINKAAKFYSEVMGWYTIMPPSLVKKETDTAIGQMCIDVFGDDWETFEIAHLATSDGIGVELFSFPHGKKEAPEFNPFNTGLFHFCVQDPDIEGLIEKIVAAGGKQRMPIREYYPNDKPYKMCYVEDPFGIVFEIYTHSYELTYSSGAYANEDK; this is encoded by the coding sequence ATGACAACATATCCAAAACGATTTTCGCACATTGGTATTACAGTACCAGATATTAATAAAGCTGCAAAATTTTATTCAGAAGTAATGGGTTGGTACACCATTATGCCACCATCTTTAGTAAAAAAAGAAACCGATACCGCTATAGGGCAAATGTGTATAGATGTGTTTGGTGACGACTGGGAAACCTTTGAAATTGCACATTTGGCAACGTCTGACGGTATAGGTGTAGAGCTATTTAGTTTTCCTCACGGAAAAAAAGAAGCACCAGAATTTAATCCATTCAATACAGGTTTGTTTCATTTTTGTGTACAAGATCCTGATATTGAAGGTTTAATTGAAAAAATTGTTGCTGCTGGCGGAAAACAACGTATGCCAATTAGAGAATATTATCCAAACGATAAGCCTTATAAAATGTGTTATGTAGAAGATCCTTTTGGGATTGTTTTCGAGATTTATACACACAGTTATGAGTTAACCTATTCTTCTGGTGCTTATGCAAATGAAGACAAATAA